ATATTTGCAATCAAAACAACCCCCTATATTTGCAATCAAAACAGTTTATCATATGTTTAAATAATCTATCAATTACACCTTGCTCTGACTCGCAACATCTTGCATATGTTATAGGATTCGAACAAAAGAAATGGAATGTGACTACTTTTCAACAGGcaagaattttcaaaaattctagAATTCTACCAACTTGGAATTCAAAAATCTAACAATTAGAGAAGCTAGGCGTGCACATggttcaaaaaccgccggttccggtttacGGTTCAAAAAACGGCCGGTTCCGGCgaaggttcaaaaccgccggttccaggcCTGTTCGGCGGTTAACTTTACTTACTTTTTTTGGCTTATGAATtctatgaaaccattcttgattttcggttcggcggttaacttTACTGTTGTGCAAAACCgtccggcggttcgaaccgccggcaCCAGTTCCGGTTCCGGgttatgaaccggcggttaaccaccAGTTCgattcggtttgtgcatgcctaagaGAAGCCTTAAAAATGTAAATGCGATATCATGAAAACTTTGACTTTGAAGTTGTACAAATCCCTGAtgagcaatgttttaaaaattggaCAGGCAAGCGAACCGGCAAAACTACTAGTTCACGGTTCAAATGGTCGGACTGGTTCAACCACtggtcccataatagatgacacacttggaAATTGACACAGGATTTTAGGTGATGTTGTTTTGTTTGTTaggtggtgagagaaaatagtatatttatattaatgtgagaggaagctttttcaaaaaaaaaaagaaatatgacatctttagtggaacaaactaaaaaagaaatatgacatCTAAtatgagacgaagggagtaatttttattagAGTTTTAAGTACTCCTTCAAAAATTTGTAATCTTATTAACAAAAACCTACGTTTCTGCTCTCTTTTCCACTCCAATTCTTCACTAAAAGACAAATAGGCTCTCTTTGAGGGATATGACTACAGAGGACTTCAAATAGCCAAATTAATAGTACTCCAGATTTCATTTTTGTACCCGTACCGGCACTGCTTTCTCCCTCACTTGCTCTCCTCTTGtcttctactccctccgtcccattgaagatATATACTATAAGCTAAttagttcatatttttttacACTACCTACGAATACggttatgaatttaattaacaTAAAGTTTGTTTTAAAAGGGCAATTCTTGATCATTTTAAATGGTCATTCATATTCTCCATACAAAAATAGTAATTACATATGAGCATTTGCTAAAGATTCtcttattagtattagtattagtattagtattagtattagtattagtagtATCTTGACCAGTATCCCCCACAAGAAAAAACAGACACATTTATTACATTAAAAAAGCCcatctaattaaatcaaatatacTATACTATATTACAGCTTACAAAAAACAATACCTATATACATTGTAAATAGGCTAAAAACTAAACGATTCAATTAAACTTAGTACAGAAAATGGAGGATATTCATATACTAAATTATATTAACCTCCAAAAAAAGAGGTTAATCAAGGTGGTTTATTTGTATAAACCACCACCACAACGAAGATGATTGCAAGCAAATTGCAGTAGCAATTTTGTTGCCATCTTGTAGAATGATTGATATATCATATACTAGTATGTGTCTTGATTTAATTGTCATTTAGTGATGAGATGGTAATTAGGGATGGAATTAGCTTGTAAAAAACTAGTCCTCTTCACAAATCGACCTTTCATTCTTGGTCTCTTCTCTGCGTTGAGCTTCCTAACCTCGTACCTTATCTTCTTCGAGAAcaacctcctcctcctcttctctcTGTACCTCGACACCCTCGCCTCCCTCCCCGCGTCGCTCCATATTCTCCCCCCCTTCCCCCCTCCCCATTCATCACTCTGcgcattaaaaaaataaatatatgagtgaagagagaataaagtaaggtatcaaatattaaaaatatatttttttcaaaatgactAATTTAATCAGAGACAACTATCAAGAGTACCAGGAATATGTCTATGTTGAAGTGAGGTCTGATTCCATCCGTCCAGGGCGAGCCTTGACTAGCCCAAGCAGCGATGACTGCTTCGTAATCGAGCCTCAACAACTTCCTCGATTCATTTTCCATCGCTCCAACTTCTTCTCCGCCCGCGAAATCCAACTCCCAATTCACCTCCGGTTCGAAACTGCAGTCTTCAATTTTGACGCTTTTCTCATCAACGGTGTTTCCGTTCCCAAGCAAGCTCTCCACATCCGCCGCGAACTCGTCGTCGCACGTGCTGAGCAGCTCCTCCAGATTCAGCTCGTGATCGTCGTCGAAAAACCCTAATTCCTCCCCCTTCACCAGTATCTCCTCGTCGAAGACCGGAACCCTACAAAAGAGCTGCTCCTCCGTCTCCTCGGGGAACGGATCGTCGGAGCTCATCTCCGGCACCACCGGCAGCTGGTGGATGACCGGCGCCGCGGCGCGGAACTTCCCATGCCGCGGAGTCCTGGCTTTTTTTGTGAAGCCTTGGTGCCAGGACGGCGCGGTGCACGAGGACGTCTCGAGGCGGACGCGCTCGTGGCGGCTGGCAAGTTGGTTGGCAGAGTGCACCGCACCGTCGCAGGACTGGCAGAGGAAGGCGTCGTCAGCGGCGCAGAACCACCGCGCTCGCTTCAGCAAGCAGCTGTCGCACGCCCTCGCCGTCTTGGCGCCGAGCACATTCGATGCCTTGCTTCTATTGAGGTTCATTTTCGGttcctttttttttgggggAAATTTTGGGTGAATTAGGGCTACAAATTGGAATTAGATTTATGGAGTTATTGGTGGTTTTAGTATTGGGAGAATGAGGTGGAATTAGGGCGGGCCCATTGACGATTCTGATCTGCACTGTGATTGGATGGGACTATGTGTTCATCTTTATAGAATTATTGTGATTGGATGAGTGGAACAATTAGGGATTTCTGTGGGGTCCAGATTGAGATGTGTTTTGTCACATTTCCACTTTTCTCAATCACATAATTTCACTATGTTTGTTGGTTTATGGTTGTGGTTATACTTAATTGGACATTGTATCAGTTAAGTAAAATtggtaatttttgtttttaaatacATCATCTAAATCTTAATGTTGGACACAAACTAAAGTGTAACTGGAAAGCAAAAATTAAGGTACAGTGGCAATTGTGTCCTTACCTTAAGGACGGTTTTATTTGCGCTTCCAATTATGTTCAATTTTCAAACATTTTTAAGCAGGTAATTGCGTATTTAATTTTGTGTACTAACAAGATATATTTGTTGCAGTGTGCAGTGGTGGATGCAGAAATAAACATAAGTAGGggtcaaatttttaaaaactttacttcaaaataaatttttaggTGATTTAGATTATTAATAGGggcttttatataattatatgtataaaatatgaataaattttaaaagtttataatagaaaaaagttataaaaaaaatcaattcatTAGGGGCTAAAGCCTCTCCCCCAATACATGTAGTTCCGTCGGTGGCAGTGTGTAGTTTATTTTCACAATTGATTGACTTCTGCACTATAAATTCATTATGTTCAATATTCATATATATTGTCAATATGACGCATGAATAATTTCTTGGTACACAGTTATAAAGAAAGCTAAGAAATTTCTAATTGAACATGCGTATTATTATGTCTTAACAAAAGAATTATTTCTTCTTAACGAATTCTCCAATTTCTCCTATTAATTGTACCACTTAATTAAAGTCCAACTTTAATGAATTAAAACCCAATATTTCATTTGTTAGGGGTACAGATTGAGATGTATTTTGTGACTTTTCCACTTTTCTCAATCacagaatttcacaaccttTGGTGGTTTCTACTTGTGGTTCAATTATTTGTTACTTAAAGCTTCTATTTGTGGTCCTTTGTCTCTCTCCCTCTGTCTCAAGGTCATCACTGAGGTTTTGTCATACTCAACACTCTCTCTCAAGGCCAACATTCATATGGGGTTTTGCCCTATTATGGTTTTAAAGTGTGATTTCATCCACTTGTGGATGTGATTGATGAAAATTTGAACGAGTGTTGCCAAAACTGTCATTCTCTGGCTTTTGGGGAAGAGAAGGGCGTGGTGACTCGGCCATGAAGTCCCATCTCACGACccttataatatcacttttaaTGTTTCGTCTGAATGgaataaaattatttctattttttccttGCTTGTAGCTGTCACATATGTGATTAatttatacaaaataaaaactatCAAGTGGGCTATTTAGAAGCAAGTTTCGATGTCATGAGGAAGTTGACAAGCAGTATAGTTGAGTGTCTAAATCTAGTGTTATCAAGTGGGCTAAGCCGGTCCGCTTAAGGCCTTGCTTGGCCTAGCTCACGACTAGGGGTGGAAATTCGGGTACTCATGGGTACTCGACACGAAACTGGGTACCCAAACTGAAAACATCTAAAGTACACCCCCAATAACGACCTGATATGTTTTTCGGATACTTGAATACCTGCTACAATTATCCGAATCCGACAAATCGGATACTTAAACACTCGACTCTTTACACATGTTAATAACTATTAAAATCATTAAGAATGGCAAAAtgtataatattttcaaaagttaAAGTTATCTTATTCATTaagaatatactccctccgtcccactcaagatggccaCATACTTTagtggcacgggattttaggaagtgttgttaggtggaataaagtagaaagaaaaaagatagttgaatattttaatgaggagagatgaGATATgaggttatttccaaaattggaaagtggccatcttgattgggactagggctggcaatttttgacacgacacgaaccgCATGAAATTAATGGGTtcgggtcagagcttattgggtttgtatccttatcgggtcgacccattaaggacacgaaaatttcgtgtcgtgttcgtgtcgggttcgtgttatccgttaacaaataatattttaatattattaattcttattattttcatttttaaatatttattaaattgactctcatagtctcatatggtcatatctcatttaaatcatttaaatatttaatcactttccaacacgtgttgttatcgtgccgtgttgacccgaagtggttcgtgtcgttaatgggttcgtgtcgtgttcgtgtctgagggtagcgggtcgtgttcgtgttcgtgtttggggttttcttaacaggtcgtgttcgtgtttgttgttatcgtgttcgcgtcgttatcgtgtcgacacgataacgacccgacacgcacgatttgtcaCCCCTAATTggaacaaacaaaaa
This genomic interval from Salvia splendens isolate huo1 chromosome 13, SspV2, whole genome shotgun sequence contains the following:
- the LOC121760501 gene encoding zinc finger protein CONSTANS-LIKE 16-like; the encoded protein is MNLNRSKASNVLGAKTARACDSCLLKRARWFCAADDAFLCQSCDGAVHSANQLASRHERVRLETSSCTAPSWHQGFTKKARTPRHGKFRAAAPVIHQLPVVPEMSSDDPFPEETEEQLFCRVPVFDEEILVKGEELGFFDDDHELNLEELLSTCDDEFAADVESLLGNGNTVDEKSVKIEDCSFEPEVNWELDFAGGEEVGAMENESRKLLRLDYEAVIAAWASQGSPWTDGIRPHFNIDIFLSDEWGGGKGGRIWSDAGREARVSRYREKRRRRLFSKKIRYEVRKLNAEKRPRMKGRFVKRTSFLQANSIPNYHLITK